Proteins encoded within one genomic window of Salipaludibacillus agaradhaerens:
- a CDS encoding transglutaminase TgpA family protein, with product MARITQNPIATATHLVIYILTLLVMWEWLRPIPTITNTGEIHIFVWFTFLSAALIYLRVPYWIIVPVLFIVMLYGLHIIYYEGVFFSVEGGLSTAKLFFEDVTYNVGLIISRDFAFLTDPFRTFLLFFLLALICYLLYFWIFHARRIFFFLVTTVIYIAVLDTFTDVDASAAIVRIVVLGFFMLTFLQLLKVKEEEQKTGKRSGRYLSPVWVMTLVVMISVATVIGLVAPKPEPQWGDPVPTMREFVTGERHGNTGNRRVGYGENDEQLGGGFVQDDSVVFTAEIDEPVYWRGESKYDYTGHGWTADTAYNDMDLESSTPYGMYEARTLIESKEASVRMEEGTGFSHIFYPGQLHHVDENSLSITGDGSEASVNDISFSVDTVGGRIRAESSVYDDIIFTQYDLAYDAPTFTIDTLRDVSENDPEEIQQRYLQLPDELPERVGQLAEDITAEEDTRYDKVVAIEQYFSQSGFTYQTEDVPIPEDGQDYVDQFLFETQRGYCDNYSTSMAVLLRTLDIPTRWVKGFTAGEQVSVVDEDTYLYEVTNGNAHSWVEVYFPEVGWVPFEPTQGFDNYADFEEEQSELDRDFELNLENGRDENDESDREDDQENVTPELEEGAEEGPTASENARDNDGILRDLLSPKSIIISLILLLAVAGVYRKQTQLQNWYFLFAYRVRGKHVKFDEAYTRLLTMLANEGVPQEAGETLREYAVRVDRLIGSQSMTKLTEAYEKIYYGGYKAEGTWVALQTEWEEVVKAISS from the coding sequence ATGGCAAGAATAACTCAAAACCCGATAGCAACAGCAACCCATTTAGTCATTTATATTCTAACCCTTTTAGTTATGTGGGAATGGTTAAGGCCTATCCCGACGATAACGAATACAGGGGAGATTCATATATTTGTATGGTTCACCTTTTTAAGCGCTGCTCTTATTTACTTGAGAGTCCCCTATTGGATCATTGTACCTGTCCTTTTTATTGTCATGCTTTATGGACTTCATATCATTTATTATGAAGGTGTCTTTTTTAGTGTGGAGGGCGGTCTTAGCACGGCCAAATTATTTTTTGAAGATGTTACGTATAATGTTGGGCTCATTATTTCTAGGGACTTTGCGTTCTTAACAGATCCGTTCAGAACCTTTTTGCTATTTTTTCTACTAGCATTAATTTGCTATTTATTGTACTTCTGGATCTTTCATGCAAGGCGAATCTTTTTCTTTTTAGTGACGACCGTTATTTATATCGCGGTATTAGACACGTTTACAGATGTTGATGCCTCTGCTGCTATCGTGCGCATTGTCGTTCTAGGATTCTTTATGTTAACCTTTTTGCAGCTTTTGAAAGTGAAGGAAGAAGAACAAAAGACAGGCAAGCGATCAGGCCGTTATTTATCACCGGTTTGGGTGATGACACTTGTAGTGATGATCTCGGTTGCCACAGTGATTGGTTTAGTCGCTCCTAAGCCAGAACCACAATGGGGAGACCCAGTCCCGACTATGCGAGAATTTGTTACTGGAGAACGTCATGGTAACACAGGGAATAGACGGGTAGGATATGGAGAAAATGATGAACAGCTTGGTGGTGGCTTTGTACAAGATGATTCGGTCGTTTTTACGGCTGAAATAGATGAGCCTGTATATTGGCGTGGAGAATCAAAATATGACTATACGGGACATGGATGGACAGCAGACACAGCGTATAACGACATGGATTTGGAGAGCAGTACCCCTTATGGCATGTATGAAGCTCGCACACTCATAGAAAGTAAAGAAGCGTCTGTACGAATGGAAGAGGGAACAGGATTTTCTCATATTTTTTATCCCGGTCAACTTCATCACGTGGATGAAAACAGTTTGTCTATCACAGGAGATGGTAGTGAAGCGAGTGTGAATGACATCAGCTTTTCGGTAGATACGGTTGGTGGACGGATTAGAGCAGAAAGTTCCGTGTATGATGACATCATATTTACCCAATATGACCTTGCTTATGACGCACCGACTTTTACTATTGACACTTTACGAGATGTTTCGGAGAATGATCCTGAAGAGATACAACAACGTTATTTGCAGCTTCCAGATGAGTTGCCTGAGCGTGTGGGCCAACTGGCAGAGGATATAACGGCAGAGGAAGATACCCGATATGACAAAGTCGTTGCTATTGAACAGTATTTTTCTCAGAGTGGATTTACGTATCAAACAGAAGACGTGCCTATTCCTGAAGATGGTCAAGATTATGTGGATCAATTTTTATTTGAAACCCAACGAGGCTATTGCGATAATTATTCAACGTCGATGGCCGTTTTATTAAGAACATTGGATATCCCTACACGCTGGGTAAAGGGATTTACTGCCGGAGAGCAGGTAAGTGTAGTAGATGAAGACACCTACCTATACGAAGTGACGAACGGAAATGCTCATTCATGGGTTGAAGTTTATTTCCCTGAAGTTGGCTGGGTACCATTTGAACCGACGCAAGGCTTCGATAATTATGCTGATTTTGAGGAAGAGCAATCAGAACTTGACCGCGATTTTGAACTGAACTTAGAAAATGGAAGAGACGAGAACGATGAGAGTGATCGAGAAGATGATCAAGAAAATGTGACGCCTGAATTGGAAGAAGGAGCGGAAGAAGGTCCAACCGCTTCTGAAAATGCTCGCGATAACGATGGCATCTTACGTGATCTGTTGTCACCAAAATCAATCATCATCTCACTGATCTTACTTTTGGCTGTAGCTGGTGTGTATCGGAAACAGACACAACTGCAAAATTGGTATTTCCTTTTCGCTTATCGTGTGAGAGGAAAGCATGTTAAGTTTGACGAGGCATATACACGATTGTTAACGATGTTAGCGAATGAAGGTGTCCCACAAGAAGCTGGGGAAACATTACGTGAATATGCTGTAAGAGTGGACAGGCTAATTGGTTCTCAGTCTATGACGAAGCTAACCGAAGCCTATGAAAAAATTTATTACGGTGGCTATAAGGCGGAAGGAACATGGGTAGCGCTTCAAACGGAATGGGAAGAGGTTGTTAAAGCGATCTCCTCTTGA
- a CDS encoding DUF58 domain-containing protein, with the protein MRWLVSRFIKGLLIAGVCGSLFSYAMFQGGFVSWFLFYSISSLVILLLLYVIIPLGRFHVTREFGDDVITAGKDVSVVVTVTRKWPFPFLYLGVEDTMEGKLKKQMGHTSSKRIVYPLFRKELKIHYTIPAVKRGDYRFFGIHLSTSDMFGLFHKHVFLAAPSDLLVSPNYYDIAQWHAYEKHETETHAASREFIDNMTSISGAREYVPGDKLTSIDWKVTARTNKLMTKEFEDYIGQHFVVIFNNVIPDTDYATIDAYERGIEFVTSIIMFAHTKGVQSALWTLGKQSRFYPSDTSDDHKNQLMTHLAQLTYETHEESTANSANRDEHIPSGASIIMVSTELTKSLLDRVKLLTSRRIQVSVAFLVNREKRALKDEGIIKEIKQSGADVMVLSEEKFKERMATFEGV; encoded by the coding sequence ATGAGATGGCTTGTCTCAAGGTTTATAAAGGGCTTACTTATTGCAGGTGTATGTGGCTCTCTTTTCAGCTATGCGATGTTTCAAGGTGGGTTTGTCAGCTGGTTTCTATTTTATAGTATTAGTAGTCTTGTCATCTTGCTCCTTTTATATGTGATCATTCCCCTCGGGCGATTTCACGTTACGAGAGAATTTGGAGATGACGTAATTACAGCCGGAAAAGATGTTTCTGTGGTGGTGACTGTAACGAGAAAGTGGCCTTTTCCATTTCTATATTTAGGGGTGGAAGATACGATGGAAGGTAAGCTTAAAAAGCAAATGGGACACACCAGCTCAAAGCGGATTGTTTATCCATTGTTTAGAAAAGAGTTAAAGATTCACTATACCATTCCCGCTGTTAAACGTGGCGATTATCGCTTCTTTGGGATTCACCTTTCAACGAGTGATATGTTTGGGTTGTTTCATAAACATGTCTTTCTGGCAGCCCCATCAGACCTTCTCGTTTCCCCGAATTATTATGATATTGCTCAGTGGCATGCTTACGAGAAACATGAAACAGAAACGCATGCAGCATCGCGAGAATTTATTGACAATATGACGTCCATTTCAGGGGCACGCGAATACGTGCCAGGGGATAAATTAACGAGTATAGATTGGAAAGTCACAGCCAGAACGAATAAACTTATGACGAAAGAATTTGAAGACTATATTGGTCAACATTTTGTTGTCATATTTAATAATGTCATTCCCGATACCGATTATGCCACAATCGATGCTTATGAAAGAGGGATCGAATTTGTCACTTCTATTATCATGTTTGCTCATACAAAGGGTGTGCAGTCTGCTTTGTGGACGTTAGGGAAGCAAAGTCGCTTTTATCCTTCTGATACGAGCGATGACCATAAGAATCAGCTCATGACTCACTTAGCACAACTAACATATGAAACACATGAAGAGTCAACTGCTAATTCAGCCAATAGAGACGAGCATATCCCATCCGGTGCATCTATTATTATGGTGTCAACTGAACTGACAAAGAGTCTATTAGATAGAGTGAAGCTATTAACTTCACGCCGGATTCAAGTCAGCGTTGCTTTCTTAGTCAATAGAGAAAAAAGAGCGTTGAAAGACGAGGGGATCATCAAAGAAATAAAGCAATCTGGAGCCGACGTGATGGTCCTTTCAGAAGAAAAGTTTAAAGAGCGTATGGCAACATTTGAGGGGGTTTAA
- a CDS encoding AAA family ATPase has translation MRQRTEATIVKHPTVYRLIENIEKVVVGKSREIELSLVALLSGGHVLLEDVPGVGKTMMVRALAKSVGADYKRIQFTPDLLPSDVTGVSVFSQKTMEFHFRPGPVMSNIVLADEINRTSPKTQAALLEALEEGSVTTDGETRELQQPFMVMATQNPIEYGGTYPLPEAQLDRFLFKFKIGYPSKEEELEVLTRVESHHPISDIQPVLSLEDVLTMKHETKKVVVNNTVKQYIIAIVNATREHGSVYLGASPRASIALMKAGQAFAYMQNREFVIPDDIKYLAPYALQHRVILNSEAKLSSMTNERIIYEVVNQVHVPGGKEIAR, from the coding sequence TTGAGACAACGTACGGAAGCTACCATTGTCAAGCATCCGACTGTTTATAGATTAATAGAAAATATTGAAAAAGTGGTCGTAGGTAAAAGCCGAGAAATTGAATTAAGCCTAGTGGCATTACTAAGTGGCGGACACGTGCTACTTGAAGATGTCCCTGGTGTAGGGAAAACAATGATGGTACGAGCTTTAGCTAAATCAGTTGGCGCTGATTATAAGCGAATTCAATTCACACCTGATTTACTGCCATCTGATGTTACTGGTGTCTCAGTCTTTAGCCAAAAAACGATGGAATTTCACTTCCGTCCAGGACCAGTCATGTCTAATATCGTGCTAGCTGATGAAATAAACCGAACATCGCCAAAGACACAGGCCGCATTGCTGGAAGCACTAGAAGAAGGCAGTGTGACAACAGATGGTGAAACGCGAGAGCTTCAACAACCATTTATGGTAATGGCGACACAAAACCCTATTGAATACGGAGGCACGTACCCTCTTCCGGAAGCACAACTAGATAGATTTTTGTTCAAATTTAAAATAGGCTATCCATCGAAGGAAGAGGAGTTAGAAGTATTAACGCGCGTTGAAAGTCATCATCCCATTTCGGACATTCAGCCTGTATTGAGCCTTGAAGATGTTTTAACTATGAAACATGAAACTAAGAAAGTCGTTGTGAACAACACGGTTAAACAATACATTATCGCTATCGTGAATGCTACGCGTGAGCACGGTTCTGTTTATTTAGGAGCAAGTCCTCGGGCATCGATTGCCTTAATGAAAGCTGGACAAGCTTTTGCGTACATGCAGAATCGAGAGTTTGTCATTCCTGATGATATCAAATATTTAGCCCCATATGCGTTACAGCATCGCGTGATTTTAAACTCAGAAGCGAAGCTATCTAGTATGACGAACGAAAGAATAATCTATGAAGTCGTCAATCAAGTCCACGTGCCAGGCGGAAAAGAAATAGCACGATGA
- a CDS encoding nitroreductase family protein, with the protein MSTSQDMGLFQTIQERHSVKKYEKGFVIPEQDVTEMLEAAIEAPSSWNLQHWKFVVIDDQAKKEQLLPITYNQKQIVESSFTVAILGDLKANENAEVIYENAVNKGLMAEDIKNTLVGQIHSAYEGDTPFPRDEAVLNASLAAMQLMLAAKAKGYDTCPMGGFQRSRFVEEFNVPERYVPVMLVTVGKAAEPARPSERFPLEDVVIKNTF; encoded by the coding sequence ATGAGTACCTCACAGGATATGGGACTATTTCAAACGATCCAAGAACGCCATTCGGTGAAGAAATATGAAAAGGGTTTTGTTATTCCGGAACAAGATGTGACGGAAATGCTAGAGGCAGCGATTGAAGCCCCATCATCATGGAATTTACAACACTGGAAGTTCGTTGTGATCGATGACCAAGCTAAAAAAGAGCAATTATTACCTATCACCTATAACCAAAAGCAAATCGTGGAAAGTTCTTTTACGGTTGCGATTCTCGGTGACTTAAAAGCTAATGAAAATGCTGAAGTCATTTATGAAAATGCCGTAAATAAAGGGCTTATGGCCGAAGATATAAAAAATACGCTTGTTGGTCAAATTCACAGTGCCTACGAAGGGGATACACCATTTCCACGAGATGAAGCAGTATTAAATGCGTCATTGGCAGCGATGCAGCTCATGCTAGCCGCTAAAGCAAAAGGCTATGACACGTGTCCTATGGGTGGGTTCCAACGAAGTCGCTTCGTGGAAGAATTTAATGTACCAGAACGTTACGTACCTGTTATGTTAGTAACGGTTGGAAAAGCAGCTGAACCAGCTAGACCATCTGAAAGATTTCCTTTAGAAGACGTGGTCATAAAAAATACTTTTTAA
- a CDS encoding DUF4003 family protein, which yields MSSSEVNETLDLYEEIYSQLHRNFRWQDKKLFMMVAGSYAASDKRFDLNRYEQLTNVIKKEASLFSPMRSYPRFTIASLLDQRFEEPHIQYKKLVQIYEAFVKGGFKRGTFTYLSALIVLTDTDSSNTPEAIIERALYIYKAMKVNHPFITSDNDYPLAVLLAELNEDTETLMNRVEDYYLKLHQQGFRKGNDLQFMSHILSLDQTAASNTHITNSLTILDRLEKLGFKIKPMHYPELSLLTIINASQVDLELVHSLSETLNRKKTFKWHKDINGLLAVNFVARQKVTENTLPQTGFYTTMETIIQAQQTAMMAAMISSAAVVSSSTNN from the coding sequence ATGAGCTCGTCGGAGGTGAACGAAACACTCGACTTATATGAAGAGATTTATAGCCAGCTACATAGGAATTTCCGTTGGCAGGACAAAAAATTATTCATGATGGTTGCAGGTTCATACGCTGCTAGTGATAAAAGATTTGATTTGAATAGATATGAACAACTAACAAACGTTATAAAAAAAGAAGCCAGTTTATTTTCTCCAATGAGGTCCTATCCTCGTTTTACGATTGCTTCTCTCTTAGATCAACGATTTGAGGAACCACATATTCAGTATAAAAAATTAGTTCAGATTTATGAGGCGTTTGTAAAGGGAGGATTCAAAAGGGGGACATTCACGTATCTTTCTGCACTCATTGTCCTAACTGATACAGATTCGAGTAACACTCCTGAAGCTATCATTGAGAGAGCCTTGTACATTTATAAAGCGATGAAAGTAAATCACCCGTTTATTACATCTGATAATGATTACCCACTCGCCGTTCTTTTAGCTGAATTGAACGAAGATACCGAGACACTTATGAACAGGGTTGAAGATTATTACTTGAAACTTCATCAACAAGGTTTTCGCAAAGGGAACGATTTACAATTTATGAGTCACATTTTGTCGTTAGATCAAACAGCAGCTTCTAATACACATATAACTAATTCATTAACGATCTTAGATAGATTAGAAAAGTTAGGCTTTAAAATTAAACCTATGCACTATCCTGAGCTATCTTTATTAACTATAATAAATGCATCCCAGGTTGATCTTGAGCTTGTTCACTCTCTCAGTGAAACACTTAATCGTAAAAAAACATTTAAATGGCACAAAGATATTAATGGTTTATTAGCTGTTAACTTTGTTGCCAGACAGAAAGTCACCGAAAACACCCTTCCTCAAACAGGTTTTTATACGACGATGGAAACGATTATTCAGGCACAACAAACAGCCATGATGGCTGCTATGATAAGTAGTGCTGCCGTCGTTTCTTCCAGCACTAACAATTGA
- a CDS encoding ATPase, T2SS/T4P/T4SS family: MALRKRNAVVTRRPKLIPLRPLKTERKLMTLQVNDAYLADRQESKLPTDADDSFYGILAPLLNKEEVTDITIFGSEQIYYMKGERPVRSQLSFNNDKEVVAYIENLAMLSGKERDKESPVMEWHLPDGNRAIAILPPFSFKGPVLRIRKNKQRQATGDDLLDEGMINEGSLHYLQSAISCGKSLLITGEKRTGKTMLLNALATSIPDEEEIVTIEEDAELSLRQSRVMSLGSPFNAKVLEAAFKMVPNRLIVDGGRPADIFEMLCQSKNHAVSFLGTVESTSPEESLEKLEAAAAWLYSGWSMQLIRKEITKSIDLIVHVTQLDSGKTVVSRVAKVADLQGTKIALQDLFKLT; the protein is encoded by the coding sequence ATGGCTTTAAGAAAAAGAAATGCAGTTGTAACGAGACGACCTAAATTAATTCCTCTCAGGCCGCTGAAAACTGAAAGAAAATTGATGACTTTACAAGTAAATGACGCTTACTTAGCGGATAGGCAAGAAAGTAAATTGCCCACAGATGCAGATGACTCATTTTATGGTATCTTAGCACCCCTATTAAACAAAGAAGAAGTGACTGACATTACAATTTTCGGCTCAGAACAGATCTATTATATGAAAGGTGAACGACCTGTTAGAAGTCAGTTATCATTTAACAATGATAAAGAAGTAGTCGCTTATATTGAAAATCTGGCCATGTTATCAGGCAAAGAAAGAGATAAAGAATCGCCTGTTATGGAATGGCATTTACCAGACGGCAATAGAGCCATTGCCATTCTGCCGCCCTTTAGTTTTAAAGGTCCAGTGCTACGTATACGAAAAAATAAACAAAGGCAAGCGACAGGCGATGATTTACTTGATGAGGGTATGATTAATGAAGGCTCATTACACTATCTTCAATCAGCTATTTCTTGTGGCAAGTCACTCCTTATTACTGGTGAAAAAAGAACAGGCAAAACGATGTTATTGAACGCCTTAGCAACATCGATTCCTGATGAGGAAGAAATTGTGACGATCGAAGAAGATGCAGAACTTTCTTTAAGACAGTCCCGGGTCATGTCACTTGGCAGCCCTTTTAATGCAAAAGTGTTAGAGGCAGCTTTTAAGATGGTACCGAACCGATTAATTGTTGACGGAGGCAGGCCGGCAGATATTTTTGAAATGCTTTGCCAGAGTAAAAACCATGCTGTAAGTTTTTTAGGGACTGTTGAATCGACTTCACCTGAAGAGTCTTTAGAGAAGCTCGAAGCTGCAGCTGCATGGTTATATTCCGGTTGGTCCATGCAGCTCATAAGAAAAGAAATAACGAAGTCAATTGATCTCATTGTGCATGTTACTCAGCTGGATAGCGGGAAAACAGTCGTTTCACGAGTAGCTAAGGTTGCAGACCTTCAAGGGACCAAGATAGCGTTGCAAGATTTATTCAAACTAACATAA
- a CDS encoding DUF192 domain-containing protein, which yields MKKPVFNYHTFYTSSLIVIKATTYRTRYQAWRFKRRIRRNQAIWLIPCQSIHTFFMFFSIDVVFLDKEHRIICCIKRLKPYSHTPPILLSHSAVIFPKNTINLRGFKEGDILNLSQRCCYLSSCRFTTTDRGIK from the coding sequence GTGAAAAAGCCTGTTTTTAACTATCACACCTTTTATACGTCCTCTCTGATCGTCATTAAAGCGACTACTTATAGAACAAGATATCAGGCGTGGCGATTCAAGAGACGCATAAGACGAAATCAAGCGATTTGGCTTATTCCTTGTCAATCTATACACACCTTTTTTATGTTTTTCTCTATTGATGTGGTGTTTTTAGATAAGGAACATAGAATTATATGTTGCATAAAAAGATTGAAGCCTTATTCTCATACCCCTCCCATTCTACTTTCTCATTCAGCAGTGATTTTTCCTAAAAATACAATCAATTTACGTGGTTTCAAAGAAGGAGATATCTTAAATTTGTCTCAACGGTGCTGCTACTTATCATCGTGTCGCTTTACTACAACAGATCGTGGCATAAAATAA
- a CDS encoding ATP-binding cassette domain-containing protein yields MIEVQRLEKKRKEFHLRIDELVLNKGMTLIVGRNGAGKSTFLQLLATAMTPGSGKITYAGVSGDYLARVRREIGFLPTEIELYPDMKVGNFMSYMGRMKALRHPDRASQEVLQVLNLKEDSQRKIGLLSEGGKQRVALGQAMLGMPYFLFLDEPLNGLDTREKKSLVNWIGSHYTEQRQAVVISHDLNEWERVCDYVLWIDNGRPVFYGSVTQWKYVTEGAVWQGPATDKEKYALSGEDILSINQRYIRIIADTPPNQHFKRCPLTLEDAYFLRLRYKDHMMSNNH; encoded by the coding sequence GTGATTGAAGTGCAACGATTAGAAAAAAAGAGAAAAGAGTTTCATTTGAGAATCGACGAGTTAGTGTTGAATAAAGGAATGACACTTATTGTAGGAAGAAATGGCGCTGGAAAATCAACTTTTTTGCAACTATTAGCAACTGCTATGACGCCTGGTAGTGGAAAGATCACATATGCTGGTGTGTCAGGTGACTATTTAGCACGTGTTCGCAGGGAAATTGGTTTTTTGCCAACTGAAATAGAATTATATCCAGACATGAAGGTCGGCAACTTTATGTCTTATATGGGAAGAATGAAAGCATTACGTCATCCTGATAGAGCGAGTCAAGAGGTATTGCAAGTACTTAACCTCAAAGAGGATAGTCAAAGAAAAATTGGCCTTTTATCAGAAGGAGGAAAACAGCGGGTGGCGTTAGGGCAGGCCATGTTAGGCATGCCCTACTTTTTATTTCTTGACGAACCGCTAAATGGTCTTGACACGAGAGAGAAAAAGTCTCTGGTAAATTGGATAGGCTCACATTACACAGAACAACGGCAAGCCGTCGTTATTTCCCACGACTTGAACGAATGGGAGAGGGTATGTGATTATGTGTTATGGATTGATAACGGGCGTCCTGTATTTTATGGAAGCGTCACACAATGGAAGTATGTGACTGAGGGGGCTGTGTGGCAAGGACCTGCTACAGACAAAGAAAAGTATGCTTTATCAGGAGAGGATATTTTATCTATTAACCAGAGATATATTAGAATAATAGCGGACACACCTCCTAATCAGCATTTTAAACGTTGTCCTCTTACATTAGAGGATGCCTATTTTTTAAGACTGCGATATAAAGATCACATGATGTCAAACAATCATTAA
- a CDS encoding RNA polymerase sigma factor produces MVSDDQLLLSYKEGNAGAFEAFVHRYHGPLLGFLIRKLNDVSKAEDMTQETFIKLMWQVKSGDIPSQIKPWVYRVALNLCRDHWRSAGYRSEYCRDEMPDAVAQDTSVVEIYEKQETRKHIIAQLDHLSDVRKNIIILRFYQDLKLKEIADVMDLPVNTVKTHLYKGLKELKKSFEQKKGGSEHEQQFL; encoded by the coding sequence ATGGTATCAGATGATCAATTATTGTTATCGTATAAAGAGGGGAATGCTGGTGCTTTTGAAGCTTTTGTTCATCGGTACCACGGACCATTACTCGGATTTTTAATAAGGAAGCTAAATGATGTGTCAAAAGCAGAGGACATGACACAGGAAACGTTTATTAAGCTCATGTGGCAAGTGAAAAGTGGGGATATTCCTTCCCAAATAAAGCCGTGGGTCTATCGTGTGGCACTGAATTTATGCCGTGACCACTGGCGCAGTGCTGGTTATCGATCAGAGTATTGTAGAGATGAAATGCCGGATGCAGTAGCCCAGGATACGTCGGTCGTTGAGATATATGAAAAGCAAGAAACGAGAAAGCATATCATTGCCCAATTAGATCACCTATCAGATGTAAGAAAAAATATAATTATTTTAAGGTTTTATCAAGATTTAAAGTTAAAAGAAATTGCTGATGTCATGGATTTGCCTGTCAACACAGTTAAAACGCATTTATATAAAGGACTCAAGGAGTTAAAAAAATCTTTTGAACAAAAGAAAGGAGGAAGTGAACATGAACAACAATTCTTATGA